The following are encoded in a window of Hyalangium minutum genomic DNA:
- a CDS encoding DnaJ domain-containing protein: MAAPVLLVHDDIATIATVRRLLSREGHEVILATSVADALIGFGHYQPSLIILSPGVEGGRGNLALEELAQHPEGHNARVLLLGEPLSSYSLPVAPLPIDPASFIQTVGVMVSGPAPAEDWRIQEGHTLASPPVEEPPAADPWQVPPPSERSNPALANALFGDMTTPPPVNWGSAAGAQGSVAQEEQQQAHEAVLAMDAAFEQTHQDGETEAASPKASLAAPSAPVPELGPESGSGFTFVGTEPVTEQEARAVTADPVLMDPMDMGDSGLNEEPGPITVESSAGSVDFSAAEEITVQDPSASETVEPVKAAAPAPAEAAPEPESPEAAPERVAAEPPGDPVASEASSSSAVDEEELRRMEEEVRREAAERRRRKQEASAALEPSSEASVALKPPAVEAVEKEPAESFVTMPAEDAFSLSEESGSEDEPGASQARGWAGLAKEAGAPGGSVEDELRAEAERLAQLEIDAALAREQEALAAKALQAPTAAAPSSRLGEEGFFDVEPPVAEDDAKARALAAAEAELRALRGQSEAPADVPETAVPSAAVAAGEEPAQPELTPQEQMERTQRWARFAEGSELSMQERMERTQRWARFAEGSEPSMQERMERTARWVQLGPSLPKEPVEEATHFLQWVEPGTTPDEPSVSEELSSQEMDSFGPDIVPPPVADELPAPPVEASPASEQESAAEAQGVPVSDDSRELMRAARAELELESVLRLQAEHEVEVERSRMETLHSEIQREAELRAEAESAKAAAEAARAEAEAAREREEALRRAEEELRRTAEEEAEALKDRVAALTKDKEHEARLRAEAEKWVMEFRGRDAKARAEEEKRRKAMEAEAEAARAKETRFQAQDAQLIQLQAQVAELQKESGELGHLRTQVAELQKESGELGRLQAQVAELQKESGELSRLRAELETRLQEESRKRREAEAQAEIAAHSQSEAEARAEAESRRREEADTRAEVAAQAQAEAESRAKAARAEIEARVSAEELSRFDAQVRAEAESLARSKAEERASEEEQKRAEIEARLQREAKARAATEARVNATLQARSEADARAEAEARARQEAEALAEVERQARAKAEALAEAEKQARAKAETLAEAEARAREEAEARAEASAAACKAAEARAEAEARARQEAESRAEAEAQARADAESRAEAEALARAEAEAQAEVEALSRTELEARSKVTAMTRAEAEARAEAEARAREAAAARAEAEEHRRAQAEADAEAERQARAKAEADAEAERQARAKAEAEAKAEQQARAEAEAQAEVERQARAKAETEAKAQRQARAKAEAEAKAGQQARAEAEARAEEAQQARTVAEGRAEQAERAHAELEQRLQALAQSQAGAEERAGAEVQAREQLQARLAAEAKARSDLDARARQEREKRLAAEARLQAELHARSQAEAQRKEELERLQAEAKTQADRATEEASRKFQERIAKLEVELARARDERDRLSQELGRMAVEAVRVETEAAERLASAERTRREAEEASRREAQVVAKARAEAEELAARMQSAVLQIDAPGQSRVHVPRAGSVTQEGLAHLLLRLCEGRADVRLELKADEALRILWLRKGSLVGALSSAPGETLIDRARRDGLIDARQEHELRLVRSASTGALLDTLRGRGYLREAESVPLVQRYTEQIFLDAFSESSTLYRVADEPPPHEVALAAATRPPLHLLAEALRNSLSVESFVSQVGGLRAVVSRGDAGQTPEGFGLSARELHLLAKVDGERTVEELLLGAGLPQETALKTIAVARVLGLVALRPVEEPVGELPPDLDIRRLEAKFEEVQEADYFTVLGLARTAGGEEVKRAYELLATEFHPLRFAGHPDASLQYRAQQVRDVLSEAARALADDRLRAEYARNLQD; this comes from the coding sequence ATGGCCGCCCCGGTCCTCCTCGTCCACGACGACATCGCCACCATCGCCACCGTCCGCCGCCTGCTGTCGCGCGAGGGGCACGAGGTCATCCTCGCGACGTCCGTTGCCGATGCGCTCATTGGCTTCGGCCACTACCAGCCCTCCCTCATCATCCTGTCGCCCGGAGTGGAGGGCGGCCGTGGCAACCTGGCCCTGGAGGAGCTGGCCCAGCACCCCGAGGGCCACAACGCGCGCGTGTTGCTGCTGGGTGAGCCTCTTTCCAGCTACAGCCTGCCCGTGGCTCCGCTGCCGATTGACCCGGCCAGCTTCATCCAGACGGTGGGGGTGATGGTGAGTGGCCCCGCCCCGGCGGAGGACTGGCGCATCCAGGAGGGCCACACCCTGGCGTCCCCTCCTGTCGAGGAGCCCCCAGCGGCCGACCCCTGGCAGGTGCCTCCGCCCTCGGAGCGGAGCAACCCCGCACTGGCCAATGCCCTCTTTGGGGACATGACCACGCCCCCGCCGGTGAACTGGGGCTCGGCGGCGGGCGCGCAGGGCAGTGTCGCGCAGGAGGAGCAGCAGCAGGCCCATGAGGCCGTCCTCGCGATGGACGCGGCCTTTGAGCAGACGCACCAGGATGGGGAGACGGAGGCGGCCTCGCCCAAGGCGAGCCTCGCGGCCCCGTCCGCTCCCGTGCCGGAACTGGGGCCCGAGTCGGGCTCCGGGTTCACGTTCGTCGGCACGGAGCCCGTCACCGAGCAGGAAGCGCGCGCCGTGACGGCCGATCCGGTCCTTATGGACCCGATGGATATGGGGGACTCCGGCCTGAATGAGGAGCCGGGACCCATCACCGTCGAGTCCTCCGCGGGGAGCGTGGACTTCTCCGCAGCCGAGGAGATCACCGTTCAGGACCCCTCGGCCTCCGAGACCGTGGAGCCTGTGAAGGCCGCTGCCCCTGCCCCTGCCGAGGCCGCGCCAGAGCCGGAGAGCCCGGAGGCCGCGCCCGAGCGGGTGGCGGCTGAGCCACCGGGTGACCCCGTCGCTTCCGAAGCCTCGTCCTCCTCGGCGGTGGATGAAGAGGAACTGCGGCGCATGGAGGAGGAGGTTCGCCGCGAGGCGGCCGAGCGGCGGCGCCGGAAGCAGGAGGCCAGTGCTGCTCTCGAGCCCTCCTCCGAGGCGAGCGTCGCCCTGAAGCCTCCAGCCGTGGAGGCCGTGGAGAAGGAGCCGGCCGAGTCCTTCGTCACCATGCCCGCCGAGGATGCGTTCTCGCTCTCGGAGGAGAGCGGCTCCGAGGACGAGCCGGGCGCGTCCCAGGCGAGAGGCTGGGCGGGGCTTGCCAAGGAGGCGGGCGCACCGGGCGGGAGCGTGGAGGACGAGCTCCGTGCCGAAGCCGAGCGCCTGGCTCAGCTCGAGATCGACGCGGCCCTCGCGCGCGAGCAGGAGGCGCTGGCCGCGAAGGCCTTGCAAGCACCCACAGCCGCCGCACCCTCGTCTCGGCTGGGCGAAGAGGGCTTCTTCGACGTAGAGCCTCCCGTGGCGGAGGACGACGCGAAGGCGAGAGCGCTGGCTGCGGCAGAGGCCGAGCTGCGTGCGCTGCGGGGACAGAGTGAAGCACCCGCGGACGTGCCGGAGACGGCCGTTCCATCCGCTGCGGTCGCTGCGGGCGAGGAGCCGGCACAGCCCGAGCTGACGCCCCAGGAGCAGATGGAGCGGACGCAGCGCTGGGCGCGGTTTGCGGAAGGCTCCGAGCTGTCGATGCAGGAGCGGATGGAGCGCACGCAGCGCTGGGCGCGGTTTGCGGAGGGCTCCGAGCCGTCGATGCAGGAGCGGATGGAGCGCACGGCGCGCTGGGTCCAGCTCGGCCCCTCGCTGCCAAAGGAGCCCGTGGAGGAGGCCACACACTTCCTGCAGTGGGTGGAACCGGGGACCACTCCAGATGAGCCCTCGGTGTCGGAGGAGCTCTCGTCCCAAGAGATGGACTCGTTCGGGCCGGACATCGTGCCGCCGCCGGTGGCGGATGAGCTGCCGGCTCCGCCCGTGGAGGCATCTCCGGCGTCGGAGCAGGAGTCCGCTGCCGAAGCACAGGGAGTGCCTGTCAGCGACGACTCCCGCGAGCTGATGCGGGCGGCCCGGGCCGAGCTGGAGCTGGAGTCCGTGCTCCGCCTGCAGGCCGAGCATGAGGTCGAGGTGGAGCGCAGTCGCATGGAGACGCTCCACAGTGAAATCCAGCGAGAGGCCGAGCTCCGGGCCGAAGCGGAGAGCGCGAAGGCCGCGGCGGAGGCGGCGAGGGCGGAGGCGGAGGCGGCTCGGGAGCGTGAGGAGGCGCTGCGCCGGGCGGAGGAGGAGCTGCGGCGGACGGCGGAGGAGGAGGCCGAGGCGCTGAAGGACCGCGTCGCGGCGCTGACGAAGGACAAGGAGCACGAGGCCCGGCTCCGTGCCGAAGCGGAGAAGTGGGTCATGGAGTTCCGCGGGCGCGATGCCAAGGCGCGCGCGGAGGAGGAGAAGCGCCGCAAGGCCATGGAGGCCGAGGCCGAGGCCGCGCGAGCGAAGGAGACGCGGTTCCAGGCGCAGGATGCGCAGTTGATCCAGCTCCAGGCGCAGGTGGCGGAGCTGCAGAAAGAGTCGGGCGAGCTGGGCCACCTCCGAACGCAAGTGGCGGAGCTGCAGAAGGAGTCGGGCGAACTGGGCCGCCTCCAGGCGCAGGTGGCGGAGCTGCAGAAGGAGTCGGGTGAGCTGAGCCGCCTCCGGGCCGAGTTGGAGACTCGGTTGCAGGAGGAGTCGCGCAAGCGCAGGGAGGCGGAGGCGCAGGCGGAGATCGCCGCCCACTCGCAGTCCGAGGCGGAGGCGCGAGCGGAGGCTGAGTCCCGGCGCCGCGAGGAGGCGGACACGCGCGCCGAGGTGGCGGCCCAGGCGCAGGCCGAGGCGGAGTCTCGCGCGAAGGCAGCCCGGGCGGAGATCGAGGCGCGGGTCAGCGCGGAGGAGCTGTCGCGGTTCGACGCGCAGGTGCGCGCGGAGGCCGAGTCGCTCGCCAGAAGCAAGGCCGAGGAACGCGCGAGCGAGGAAGAGCAGAAGCGGGCGGAGATCGAGGCCCGGCTGCAGCGGGAGGCGAAGGCCCGGGCCGCGACCGAGGCGCGGGTGAATGCCACCCTCCAAGCCCGGAGCGAAGCGGACGCGCGAGCGGAGGCCGAGGCGCGGGCACGGCAGGAAGCGGAGGCACTCGCCGAGGTGGAGAGGCAGGCCCGTGCCAAAGCGGAGGCGCTCGCCGAGGCGGAGAAGCAGGCCCGTGCGAAGGCGGAGACGCTCGCGGAGGCGGAAGCGCGGGCGCGTGAGGAGGCCGAGGCGCGAGCGGAGGCGAGTGCGGCGGCATGCAAGGCGGCCGAAGCGCGAGCGGAGGCGGAAGCGCGGGCGCGCCAGGAGGCTGAGTCGCGAGCCGAAGCAGAAGCCCAGGCTCGTGCAGACGCCGAGTCCCGAGCCGAAGCCGAGGCGCTGGCGCGAGCGGAGGCGGAAGCGCAGGCCGAAGTCGAAGCCCTGTCCCGGACCGAGCTGGAGGCCCGCAGCAAGGTCACGGCCATGACGCGCGCGGAGGCGGAAGCCCGTGCGGAGGCCGAGGCGCGTGCGCGTGAAGCCGCAGCGGCCCGAGCCGAGGCGGAGGAGCATCGCAGGGCTCAGGCGGAGGCGGACGCCGAGGCCGAGCGTCAGGCTCGTGCCAAGGCAGAGGCGGACGCCGAGGCCGAGCGTCAGGCTCGTGCGAAGGCGGAAGCGGAAGCCAAGGCGGAGCAGCAGGCCCGCGCGGAAGCCGAGGCCCAGGCGGAAGTGGAGCGTCAGGCTCGAGCCAAGGCGGAAACAGAGGCCAAGGCCCAGCGTCAGGCTCGAGCCAAGGCGGAGGCGGAAGCCAAGGCTGGGCAGCAAGCGCGCGCGGAGGCCGAGGCTCGCGCGGAAGAAGCACAGCAGGCGCGGACTGTGGCGGAAGGGCGCGCGGAGCAGGCTGAGCGCGCCCATGCCGAGCTCGAGCAGAGACTCCAGGCGCTGGCTCAGTCCCAGGCCGGTGCTGAGGAGCGCGCGGGCGCGGAGGTCCAGGCGCGCGAGCAACTGCAAGCCCGGCTCGCGGCCGAGGCAAAGGCGCGCAGTGATCTCGACGCGAGGGCCCGGCAGGAGCGAGAGAAGCGGCTCGCCGCGGAAGCCAGGCTTCAGGCGGAGCTCCATGCCCGCAGCCAGGCCGAGGCCCAGCGCAAGGAAGAGCTGGAGCGTCTCCAGGCGGAAGCGAAGACGCAAGCCGACCGCGCCACCGAGGAGGCCTCGCGCAAGTTCCAGGAGCGGATCGCCAAGCTGGAGGTGGAGCTGGCCCGTGCGCGCGACGAGCGGGACCGGCTGTCCCAGGAACTCGGGCGCATGGCCGTAGAGGCGGTCCGGGTGGAGACGGAAGCAGCCGAGCGCCTTGCCTCGGCCGAGCGGACGCGCCGCGAAGCCGAAGAAGCCTCGCGCCGCGAAGCCCAGGTTGTCGCCAAGGCCCGCGCGGAGGCCGAGGAGCTGGCCGCCCGGATGCAGTCCGCGGTCCTCCAGATCGACGCGCCGGGGCAGTCACGGGTGCACGTCCCTCGGGCGGGGAGCGTGACGCAGGAGGGGCTCGCCCATCTCCTGCTCCGTCTCTGCGAGGGGCGGGCCGATGTCCGCTTGGAGCTCAAGGCGGACGAGGCCCTGCGCATCCTCTGGCTGCGGAAGGGGAGCCTCGTGGGAGCGCTCTCTTCGGCGCCGGGAGAGACCCTCATCGACCGGGCGCGCCGGGATGGGCTCATCGACGCGCGGCAGGAGCATGAGCTGCGCCTGGTGCGCTCCGCCTCCACGGGCGCGCTGCTGGACACCCTCCGGGGCCGTGGCTACCTGCGCGAGGCCGAGTCCGTGCCGCTGGTGCAGCGCTACACGGAGCAGATCTTCCTCGACGCATTCTCCGAGTCCTCGACGCTCTACCGGGTGGCGGATGAGCCGCCGCCGCACGAGGTGGCGCTCGCGGCCGCCACGCGTCCACCGCTGCACCTGCTGGCCGAGGCACTGCGCAACTCCCTCTCCGTGGAGTCCTTCGTGTCGCAGGTGGGCGGCTTGCGCGCCGTGGTCTCGCGCGGGGACGCGGGGCAGACGCCCGAGGGCTTCGGACTCTCGGCGCGCGAGCTCCATCTGCTGGCGAAGGTGGATGGCGAGCGGACGGTCGAGGAGCTGCTGCTGGGCGCGGGGCTGCCCCAGGAGACGGCACTCAAGACGATCGCCGTGGCGCGGGTGCTGGGGCTCGTGGCGCTGCGGCCCGTGGAGGAGCCCGTGGGCGAGCTGCCTCCGGACCTGGACATCCGCCGGCTGGAGGCCAAGTTCGAGGAAGTCCAAGAGGCGGACTACTTCACGGTGCTGGGCCTGGCACGCACTGCGGGCGGCGAAGAGGTGAAGCGCGCCTACGAGCTGCTCGCCACGGAGTTCCACCCGCTGCGGTTCGCGGGCCACCCGGATGCCTCGCTGCAGTACCGCGCCCAGCAGGTCCGCGACGTGCTGTCGGAAGCGGCGCGTGCGCTCGCGGATGATCGGCTCCGGGCGGAGTACGCCCGCAACCTGCAGGACTGA
- a CDS encoding inorganic diphosphatase, whose product MAPASEFTPFPGLPSEPEVLIETPRFSWVKWRADGRVDFISPVPCPYNYGCIPGHQADDGDPLDVVVLGPRLSRGTRVKVPVVGVVDFIDAGRGDPKVICSASPMSAGERAGVERFFSVYALFKRGLHRVRGQVPDTRFRGWLAGPFGEPRTR is encoded by the coding sequence GTGGCTCCCGCCTCCGAGTTCACACCTTTCCCCGGGCTCCCCAGCGAGCCCGAGGTCCTCATCGAGACGCCGCGCTTCTCTTGGGTGAAGTGGCGGGCCGATGGGCGCGTGGACTTCATCTCCCCGGTGCCGTGCCCCTACAACTACGGGTGCATCCCGGGCCATCAGGCGGACGATGGGGACCCGCTCGACGTGGTGGTGCTGGGCCCGAGGCTGAGCCGAGGCACTCGCGTGAAGGTGCCCGTGGTGGGGGTGGTGGACTTCATTGATGCAGGGCGCGGCGACCCCAAGGTCATCTGCAGCGCCAGCCCCATGAGCGCGGGGGAGCGAGCGGGCGTGGAGCGCTTCTTCAGCGTCTACGCGCTCTTCAAGCGGGGGCTCCACCGCGTGCGAGGTCAGGTGCCGGACACCCGCTTCCGAGGGTGGCTCGCTGGCCCGTTCGGGGAGCCACGGACCAGGTGA
- the def gene encoding peptide deformylase, with product MVREILIWPDPILKQAAKPVAKVDDSVRTLVKDMFETMYAADGVGLAAPQVGVLQRVIVLDTTSRQPECKPLAMINPEIISMEGETTFTEACLSIPGEAEDVDRAAVVTVKFLDPEGQEQTLRCDGLLAIAVQHEADHLNGTVFVDHVSTLKREIIRKRMKRLKSERDQRPSV from the coding sequence ATGGTTCGCGAGATCCTGATCTGGCCCGATCCCATCCTGAAGCAGGCCGCCAAGCCCGTGGCCAAGGTGGATGACTCCGTCCGCACCTTGGTGAAGGACATGTTCGAGACGATGTACGCCGCAGACGGCGTGGGGCTCGCGGCGCCACAAGTGGGTGTCCTGCAGCGGGTCATCGTCCTGGACACCACGTCCCGGCAGCCCGAGTGCAAGCCCCTGGCGATGATCAACCCGGAGATCATCTCCATGGAGGGCGAGACGACGTTCACCGAGGCCTGCCTGTCCATCCCCGGCGAGGCCGAGGACGTGGACCGCGCCGCCGTCGTCACCGTGAAGTTCCTGGACCCCGAGGGCCAGGAGCAGACGCTGCGGTGTGACGGGCTGTTGGCCATCGCGGTGCAGCACGAGGCGGACCACCTGAACGGCACCGTCTTCGTGGACCATGTCTCCACGCTCAAGCGCGAGATCATCCGCAAGCGGATGAAGCGCCTCAAGAGCGAGCGCGACCAGCGTCCGTCGGTGTAG
- the nth gene encoding endonuclease III — MSYSSGVGRETTEAKRRRAIEVLNRLGTEMPEVRIELDYHTPLELLVAVILSAQCTDKRVNMVTPALFQRFPDAQAYASVKPEAVEPFIQTCGLYRAKAKNIVAAAKALVAEHGGQVPLARAALEKLPGVGRKTAGVVCIHLGGDAAFPVDTHVKRLAYRLGFTRHTDPDKVEADMQALLPTERWMTGHQLLVWHGRRTCFARSPACERCVVAELCPKKGVRLKPATPTDAGRARS; from the coding sequence ATGTCATACAGCAGCGGCGTGGGACGCGAGACTACCGAGGCCAAGCGGCGGCGGGCCATTGAAGTGCTGAACCGGCTGGGCACCGAGATGCCCGAGGTCCGTATCGAGCTCGATTATCACACCCCCCTGGAGTTGCTGGTGGCAGTCATCCTGTCCGCCCAGTGCACGGACAAGCGGGTGAACATGGTAACTCCCGCCCTCTTCCAGCGGTTCCCGGACGCGCAGGCCTACGCCTCGGTGAAGCCGGAGGCCGTGGAGCCCTTCATCCAGACCTGCGGCCTGTACCGGGCCAAGGCGAAGAACATCGTCGCCGCGGCCAAGGCGCTGGTGGCCGAGCATGGGGGCCAGGTGCCGCTTGCTCGCGCGGCGCTGGAGAAGCTGCCAGGAGTGGGGAGGAAGACAGCGGGCGTGGTGTGCATCCACCTGGGCGGAGATGCCGCCTTCCCCGTGGACACGCACGTGAAGCGGCTGGCGTACCGGCTGGGCTTTACGCGGCACACGGACCCCGACAAGGTGGAGGCGGACATGCAGGCCCTGCTCCCCACCGAGCGATGGATGACGGGCCACCAGCTGCTGGTGTGGCACGGGCGGCGGACCTGTTTTGCCCGCTCGCCCGCGTGTGAGCGCTGCGTCGTGGCGGAGCTGTGCCCAAAGAAGGGCGTGCGGCTGAAGCCCGCTACACCGACGGACGCTGGTCGCGCTCGCTCTTGA